One Mytilus trossulus isolate FHL-02 chromosome 5, PNRI_Mtr1.1.1.hap1, whole genome shotgun sequence DNA segment encodes these proteins:
- the LOC134717524 gene encoding uncharacterized protein LOC134717524 yields the protein MREKLRAERREHNSRQMLERKYYYTKKNAAKTSPSQYLSLIIDGMDQSKTNLPHFVGRMAKAVNKVDQLTTHVTGVLAHGQNKFFTFLDWNQYAHDSNLTMNILMLILHQISKLMGNKLPPILYLQADNCWRENKNRYVLGFCELLVHQRIFNEVHLSILPVGHPHEDVDAAFSRIAETLRRNDAETMPRLKEMLPNVKDIEAIYDIRSWITSSLNDIRKHT from the exons ATGAGAGAAAAATTGCGAGCTGAACGAAGAGAACACAATAGCAGACAGAT GTTGGAAAGAAAGTACTATTACACAAAGAAAAATGCTGCAAAGACATCCCCATCACAATATCTAAGCTTAATTATAGATGGAATGGATCAGT CAAAAACGAATCTTCCTCATTTTGTTGGTCGAATGGCAAAG GCTGTGAATAAAGTTGACCAACTAACGACACATGTCACCGGAGTTTTAGCTCATGgacaaaataaatttttcacCTTTCTCGACTGGAACCAATATGCGCACGACTCTAATCTGACCATGAATATCCTTATGCTAATTCTTCACCAGATTTCAAAACTTATG GGTAACAAGTTACCGCCTATTTTGTACTTGCAAGCAGATAATTGTTGGCGGGAAAATAAAAATCGATATGTATTGGGTTTTTGTGAACTCCTTGTTCACCAACGTATTTTCAATGAG GTGCATTTATCAATTTTACCAGTAGGACATCCACACGAAGATGTGGATGCCGCTTTTAGTCGAATAGCTGAAACTCTTCGTAGAAATGATGCTGAAACAATGCCTCGTCTGAAGGAGATGCTTCCGAACGTTAAGGATATAGAGGCTATTTATGACATTCGTTCATGGATAACATCAAGCCTTAACGACATTCGTAAGCATACTTAA